CATTACAGGTTGGTAAATGCTTCGCCGCTTGTTCGCTGTTAGTGAACCATGATGTCCTTGGGGCTGATCAATTGCGTACTTTTTATTAGAAAGTCCGTCGTACGGTTGCCGGTCAGGTCGATGGCGATGAAATAGCGGCCGCTTTGCGGGTTGTATTTCACTATCGTATCGCCTATGCGCCCGGTAAATGCCTCAACGAGCTTGAGGCGTGTATTGGCTTCTTTCTCCACCCCGCGCAGATCAATGCTGTCTATGCCGCTGGTGAAATCTGTCAGTAACCGAGCATTGGAATAGGTCGAATCGCGGGCGCTGTCGAAGATGAAAGGCGGTTTTGCCACGGCTGTACCATCGCCTGAGGTCTCGCGCGTCGTGACTTTGGCAGCGCTGTGGGGCACGAGGTCACTTGGCCTGACTTGCCCATGGGTCTTGATAAACAGGTCAGCCCTGCCATTGCCATTCAGGTCGATAGCCACGGAACCCATGCCGCTTCGTTCGTCGTAAGTGAGCAGCGCTTCACCGGCTTTACCGCTCCAGGCACGGACGACAGACAGGGAAGACAGGCCCGCACTGCGCAACGCACCCGTCACGTCGATCTTGTCGCTGCCGCTGGTGAAATCCATGATTTCGTCCGGGTTTTGCGGCGTGGAATCACTGGCGCGGTTATACACAAAACTGTCGGCACCTCGGCCCCCGCGTAGCCGATCGGCGCCGCCCCCGCCGGTGAGCCGGTTATTCTCATCGTTACCGATCAGCGCATCATGGCCTGCGCCGCCGATGGCATTTTCGATCGTGACACCCCGGGCGATTGAGACGTTGCCTTGACCGTGACCCACATCCGAGAACGAACCCGCCCTGAGGTTCACGACTTGATTGGTGCCGTAACCCGAGACGTCCAGCGTGTCGTTGCCGGCGCCGTCCCAGATGCAAAAAGTGGCCAAGTCGCGGTTGCTGTTCAGTGAGTAGTAATCCCGCCCGGTGTTGGAGTTGAAGCCATAGGTGTTGTTTTCCCTGCGGGTTTGATAGTTGGCGCCGTACTTGTGTTGAATTGTGCTGATGTCATCCATCATGGGGGCCAATGGGCCGTGACTGGCATTTTTGCCACTGCTTTGAGCGTCGTAATAGCTCATGACGCTATGGGCTTTGGAGTCTTGGGCGTAGACACGTTTCCTATCGTCTAGTTTACCGTCGTAGGCACCTGGGTGACTCAGGCCAAGGGCGTGACCGATTTCGTGGGTCATGGTGGATCGTGTTACATGATACTGGTTGTAGCGGGTATCACCGCCAACACCGCCGTTGTAGCGGCTATAAGGGTAGGCGCCGTCGGCAGAGGGGATGCCGTTGAATACTTTGAAGGTCAATTGCCCTTCTGCCGCGCCGCCGTTTTCTTTGAAGGCCAGATTGGCCACGTCGCCCCAGGATTGGATCGAACGCCGGGCTTCTTGCTTTTGATATTCGTTGAATCCCATACCCCGTTCGTTTTTGAAGTAGTAGGAAATCTCGGTTTTGTTATTTCGGTTCGAGTCCTGCCATGTGGTTGTCTGCCGCGTGAGCTGCTCTATGGCCCGTTGCTTGTCAAAGGACTGCCTGTTTGCTCTGTTTAAGTAGGGATCGTCTGCACGCAGGGTTGCGTCATACGTGCTGCCACGGGTGTTTGCAGCGCTCGCTGCCGAGGTGGCCCATTGACGACTTTCCTGAACCTTTTGGCCTGATGCCTGGGGTACAAAACGATGCGGGTTTGAGGTTTGATTCGACGGCTGCAGACCGAGGGTGCGCGAGGCTCCATCGCCCGGTTGAGTGTCAATCGGATGAGGCTGACTGAAAGGCATACTGAGGTTTGTTTTCAAAGTAATCACTCCTATCGAACCATTGACTGAATGGGGCTTCGCTGCGGATGCGGCTCTGAGTGCCGGCATCATTGGCGGGCTTGGTTACGGTGCTGCTGGATCAGCTCTGCTCGCGTCGCGGCGCCCATTGAGGCGCGGCTGTTGCCCACTTGGCCGATGATCGAACCGTAGTGCAGCCCGATGATTTCCCCGGTGTCGGCCGAAATCAGCGGAGAGCCCGACGTGCCGGGTATTTTGTAGGCGTCATGGTAGAAAGAACTCCGGGCGCCGCTGTCGGAGTTGTGCCCCAAAACGCTGGTGGGTTTGCCGGCGGCGTTCAGGAAGGCAATGCCAAGGCCTTGCTGACCGTGGTTGGGCATAAAGATTTTTTGCCCGGCTTGGGCCTGGGTGTTATCGGCCAATTTGAGCGGCGAGAACTGCTTGGCCAGGGCGTTGATCTGCGCCTGAGGCAAGTCGACCCGCAACTCGGCGTAATCCAGGTTGGCGTCGCTACTGAGCGGCCGGGTATCCAGCGGCACCTTGCGCTCGACGCGCATGCGGCCGCTCTCATCCTCTGTGTAACCCAGCCACAGCTCGAGCTTGCTGCCTTTGGCGAGGGCGTCGTGCACATGTTTGTTGGTCAATACGCTGGCGCCCCCGTCGATCAGTGAACCGGTGCCCAAGGTGTTGTAATGAACCCGCTCGTAGCCCCACGAGTCGCGCAGCACGGTCACTTCGCGAATGCTGCCCACCGCTTTGGCGCTGGCATGCATGGCTGAACCCTCAAGCGACCCACTGGCCCAGTTTTGCACAGAGAAGGGCGCGCGTTGCGAGGGAGTGGTATTGCGTTTGGTCCGCGAAACAGTAGGCGATGTGACGGTAGGTGCAGGTGCCGGAACAGGTGGTGTGGGCGTCACTGGAAGGTGCACAGTGGCGCCATCGGAGATCACATCGCTGGCCCTGATTGCACTGCTGCTCCTGATGAACAGGTCGGCGTTGCCGTTGCCATTCAGGTCAATGGAGAGGCTGCTTTCCCGGGTACTCGGGTTGTAGCCCAACACCGCTTCGCCCGCCCGGCCGCTCAAGCGTTGGACGAAACGCAGGCTGCTGACACCCGCCTCACGCAACGCCCCGGACACATCAATCTTGTCCAGCCCGCTGCTGAAGTCCATCAGCAGGTCGGAACGACTGAGGGTGGAGTCACTGGCCTTGTCGTAGACAAATGTGTCGGCCCCGGCGCCGCCGGTCAGTCGGTCTGCTCCTGCGCCACCTTTGAGGCGATTGTTGGCGTTGTTACCCGTCAACAGGTCATCGCCAGAACCGCCGATGGCATTTTCTATCGTTACGCCTCTGGCGATGGAGACGTTGCCTTTCATGCCGCCGACATCGGAAAAATGCTGAGCGTTGAGGTTGATGCGCTGGTTCTGATGGAAGCCGGAAAAGTCCAGGGTGTCATTGCCGCCGCCATCCCACACGCAGAACACCGGGGCATCGTCTGCGGACCGCAGGCTGAACGCGTCACGAGCGGTGTTGGAGTTGAAGCCGTAGGTGGTGTCGGTGTTGCGGGTCTTGTAGTTGGCGCCATACAGTTTTTGCACGGCGGTGATGTCGTCCATCATCGGCGTGGAGGGGTAGTGGGTGCGCCGGTGCTTGGCAAAATCATGCCCGAGCATGCCTTCCCACCAGTAGCTCATGATGCTGTAGGCGCGGGTGTCTTCGGCATAGGTGGCGCGTGAGGCGTAGTCTCCGTCACCGTTGTATTGGCCTGGGTGCAGCAGACCCAAGGTATGCCCGATCTCGTGGTTAATAAGCCATTGCCCGAAACCGTCTTGGGTGGGGGGCCTTTCCTTGCCGTCCGAAGAGATCCACACCTGCGTGCCGTTACTGTAGATGCCGGGGTAGCTGCCTGTTCCGGCAAGGCCGAGTTGGGAGTCGTTGCCTAATAACAGCTGCCCTTCGGCGTCGGGCGCATCCTGTGCAAAGGTGATATTGGCCAGGTCCGACCAGTACTGCATCGCGCGTACGGCGTCGGCTTTCTGAGCAGCGGTAAATTCATTGGCGCCCTTGGGCGTATTGAAGGTTGCTTGCGACGGGGTGAAAAACCGGTAGGCGATGGGTATGACGCCGTCACCATTGAGGTCCTTCCAGCGAAAGCCCAATCGCGTGATTTGTTTGGCGGCCTGATCGGTATTGTAGGATCTCTTGTTGTTACCCTGGCCTGAGGGAGGCGTGGGCGGTTGGCTGGGTGAATCGGCAGCCTGTGTATTCAAAGAAGCAGTGACGGGGTTCGGGTTGATTCTGACCATGGCTATTTACCTTCTGTCAGTTAGCGTGCACAGGCAGCCCGACGGCTTGCGCCTGGCGGCTCAAGCAGCGCGTTTACCTGAAAGGTTATCGTTGGGTGATAAGGCCGCTGATATCGTGAGGCCTGATCAATCGGGTGCTCTTGAGCAGAAAGTCCGTGTGGCCATTGCCGGTAAGGTCAATGGCGACAAAGTACCGCTTGCTGTAGGGGTTGAACTTCACCACGGTGTCGCCGGTGCGCCCTGTGTAGGCGTTTACCAGCCGCAGTGACGTGCGAGTGTTTTTGCTCAGGCCTCTGAGGTCGATCCTGTCTTGGCCACTGACAAAATCGGTGATCAGGTCAGCGTTGGCCGCCGTCGAGTCACTGGCCTTGTCGTAGACAAATACGTCTGCGCCGCCGCCGCCCATCAGCGTGTCTGCGCCGCCCCCGCCCTTTAATCGATTGTTCGCGTGGTTGCCGATCAACCTGTCGTCCTGGGCGCCGCCAATGGCGTTTTCCACCGTCACGCCTTTGGCGATGGAGACATTGCCTTTCATGCCGCCAACATCGGAGAACGCTTCGGCGTTCAAGTTGAGGGTTTGCTTTTGGTTGAAGCCGGAACAGTCCAACGTGTCGTTGCCACCACCGTCCCATATGCAAAAAACCGGTGCGTCCCGCG
The sequence above is a segment of the Pseudomonas sp. R76 genome. Coding sequences within it:
- a CDS encoding M10 family metallopeptidase C-terminal domain-containing protein, which encodes MKTNLSMPFSQPHPIDTQPGDGASRTLGLQPSNQTSNPHRFVPQASGQKVQESRQWATSAASAANTRGSTYDATLRADDPYLNRANRQSFDKQRAIEQLTRQTTTWQDSNRNNKTEISYYFKNERGMGFNEYQKQEARRSIQSWGDVANLAFKENGGAAEGQLTFKVFNGIPSADGAYPYSRYNGGVGGDTRYNQYHVTRSTMTHEIGHALGLSHPGAYDGKLDDRKRVYAQDSKAHSVMSYYDAQSSGKNASHGPLAPMMDDISTIQHKYGANYQTRRENNTYGFNSNTGRDYYSLNSNRDLATFCIWDGAGNDTLDVSGYGTNQVVNLRAGSFSDVGHGQGNVSIARGVTIENAIGGAGHDALIGNDENNRLTGGGGADRLRGGRGADSFVYNRASDSTPQNPDEIMDFTSGSDKIDVTGALRSAGLSSLSVVRAWSGKAGEALLTYDERSGMGSVAIDLNGNGRADLFIKTHGQVRPSDLVPHSAAKVTTRETSGDGTAVAKPPFIFDSARDSTYSNARLLTDFTSGIDSIDLRGVEKEANTRLKLVEAFTGRIGDTIVKYNPQSGRYFIAIDLTGNRTTDFLIKSTQLISPKDIMVH
- a CDS encoding M10 family metallopeptidase C-terminal domain-containing protein — encoded protein: MVRINPNPVTASLNTQAADSPSQPPTPPSGQGNNKRSYNTDQAAKQITRLGFRWKDLNGDGVIPIAYRFFTPSQATFNTPKGANEFTAAQKADAVRAMQYWSDLANITFAQDAPDAEGQLLLGNDSQLGLAGTGSYPGIYSNGTQVWISSDGKERPPTQDGFGQWLINHEIGHTLGLLHPGQYNGDGDYASRATYAEDTRAYSIMSYWWEGMLGHDFAKHRRTHYPSTPMMDDITAVQKLYGANYKTRNTDTTYGFNSNTARDAFSLRSADDAPVFCVWDGGGNDTLDFSGFHQNQRINLNAQHFSDVGGMKGNVSIARGVTIENAIGGSGDDLLTGNNANNRLKGGAGADRLTGGAGADTFVYDKASDSTLSRSDLLMDFSSGLDKIDVSGALREAGVSSLRFVQRLSGRAGEAVLGYNPSTRESSLSIDLNGNGNADLFIRSSSAIRASDVISDGATVHLPVTPTPPVPAPAPTVTSPTVSRTKRNTTPSQRAPFSVQNWASGSLEGSAMHASAKAVGSIREVTVLRDSWGYERVHYNTLGTGSLIDGGASVLTNKHVHDALAKGSKLELWLGYTEDESGRMRVERKVPLDTRPLSSDANLDYAELRVDLPQAQINALAKQFSPLKLADNTQAQAGQKIFMPNHGQQGLGIAFLNAAGKPTSVLGHNSDSGARSSFYHDAYKIPGTSGSPLISADTGEIIGLHYGSIIGQVGNSRASMGAATRAELIQQHRNQARQ